GGCCAGAGCGTTTACATCCGCTTCGCCCTGGATTCGGACTGGAGCGTGAACGGCGATGGCATCTACCTAAATGACATCTCCGTGGCCGGTTTTGGCGCCGACCAGATCGTTTTTGGCGATGTGGACAGCGACCGGCTGATCAGCGTGCAGGACGCCCAGGCCGTGATCGACCACAGGGTGGGCTTTGACCCGCTGCCGCAGCTGGATCCCCTGCCCTGGACAGACGCCCGGGTGACCGCCGCGGACGTTGATCAGAGCACGGTTTTGGATTCCGAGGACGCCTGGCTGATCGGGCAGTATCTGCTCGACCCCCAGTTCCGCTTCCAAGCCCAGAGTGGGGAAGAGGCGGTGCTGCCGGCTGTTTCCCTGCAAGCTAAGCATATCGATGATCAGAATTTTATCCATTACCTGGTGAGCGGAAACCCCGACGGGGAGTTTCGCTGCATTGACTGGCAGTTGCTTCCCCCGGATGGTTTCACCTCTCTTGAGGCCTCAGTTACCGGGGACATTTTTGACGGCATATCGGCCTACAACCCTCAGCTGCTGAAATACGCCCATGCCCAGTTGGGCGGAGGTGGCGACCTGAGCTTCACCTTCATGTACAACACCGCCCTGCCCGGCATAGACCTCGCTTACAGCGCCAACGGCCAGCCCGGCTTGCTGAACCTGCCCTCCGGCGTGGCGAACGAGGAGCAGAACGATTCCCCGGCTGTGTTTGCCCTTCAGCAGAATTTCCCCAATCCCTTCAATCCCAGCACCAGGATCAGTTTTTCTCTGCCCGCCAGCCAGGACGCCTGGCTGGGCGTTTACAACCACCGCGGGCAGTTGGTCAGGACCCTTCACGCCGGCCCCCTGGCCAAAGGTGACCACCAGATGGTTTGGAACGGACTGGACGACAGCGGCCGGCCTGTGAGCAGCGGCATCTACCTCTGCAAACTTGTTAGCGGCAACCTCAGCCAGACCCGCAAAATGGTGCTGCTGAAATGAAGCTGAGAAAACTCTCTCTGCTTGCTTTATCCGCGCTGCTCAGCCTGGCCCTGGGCGCTTGCAAGCCCAAAAGTGAGGAACCCATGCCCGCATCCATGCCCGGAACAGAATTCCGCCGTGACGCCACCCTCACCGTCACCGCCCCGGACGGCAGCCTGAAGGCCACTTTTGAAGTGGAGATCGCCGCCACGCAGCAGGCCATCATCCAGGGCCTGATGTATCGCGAGGAGATGGCCCCCAACCGCGGCATGCTCTTCGATCCCGACAGGCTTTCAGACACCTATTTCTGGATGAAGAACACCTACATCCCCCTGGATATCATTTTCATTGACGCGGATCAGCACGTGCTGAACATCGCGCGCGACACGGTGCCTTTCAGCACCGAACAGATCCCGCCGGACGGCGTTTACAGATATGTTCTGGAGATCAATGCCGGCCTCGCCCAACAACACCACATCGCCATCGGAGACAAGATCGAATGGACAACAGAATAGTGAGAACACTGATATTGCTGCTCAGCCTGCTGGCGCTGAGCCTGGTTTTTTCCTGCGACAGGGAAGAGGGCTCCGACCCCGAACAAAGCATTGTGCTGAAAAGGGGCACGCCCCGCGACAGGCAGGAAGAAGAGATTGAGATCGGAGACCTAAGCTCCGAGGACAGCCTGAAAACCGCGAAGAAAACTGAAGAGAAAGAGGAAAAGCCGGCCAAAAAGGATGGCATTTCCTCGCCTTTGGCGAAATTTGAATACAACTGGTCTGATGCCTCCGGGATTCCGGACATCGTGATCGTGGTGGACGATTTTGGCAACAGCGCCGCCTTGCTCGAAGACTATGCCCAGTTGCCTTCCGAAGTGGTTTTCGCCGTGCTGCCCGATCTTTCCGCCACCCAGAGGTCCGGCCAGGTGGCCTCCCAAAACGGCCACGAAGTGATCATTCACGTGCCGATGCAGGCCGAGGGCGGCGGCAATCCCGGCAAGCGATACATCAAAACCACCTCCACCAGCGAGGAGATTGCGGAGCTGATCACCGCCTTCAAGAGCCAACTGCCCATGGCCATCGGGGCCAACAATCACATGGGCAGCGCCGTGACCGCCAACCGCGACGTGCTCGAAACCGTGCTGAGGGAACTGCACTCCCACAAGCTCTTTTTCCTGGACAGCTACACCTCCGGCTCCAGCAAAGGCCCCTCCCTGGCCCGCACCCTGGGCTATCCCGCCCTCAAGCGCGACATGTTTCTGGACGTGCCGGACAGTTCCGACGCCACCCTGGCCGCCAAGATCAATTCCCTGAGCAAATTCAAGGGACGCCGCGAACCCATCGTGATCATCACCCACTGCCACAACAGGGAAAAACTGGCCGCCCTACAGAAATTCATCACCCAAATCAAGGGCATGGGCCTCAAGCTCACCACCCTCTCCCGGGCCAGGAACATCGCCGCCTGATCCCGGAAAAAGCATGGGCAGCAAACAGGAAATAGCAGACTACATCGTCGGCCAGATCAGCTCTGCTGGCGAAGTGTTCGCCAGGAAAATGTTCGGTGAGTATGGGCTCTATTGCGACGCCAAAATGATCGCCCTGATCGCTGATGACCAGCTTTTCATCAAGCCCACCGATGCCGGCAGGGCCTTCATCGGAGATGTGGAGGAAGCCGCTCCCTATCCCGGGGCGAAACTCTGGCTGCTGATCCCGGAGGAACGCTGGGAAGACGCTTCCTGGCTGACTGAATTGGCGAAACTCACTGGGGCAGCTTTGCCCCCACCCAAACCCAAGCCGGCCAAAAAACCCAAACCATGACAGCCAAACAGCGCTGCCCCTGGCCCGGCGCGGATGCCCGGATGCTGCGCTACCACGACGAGGAGTGGGGCGTTCCCCTCCATGACGACCGCAAGCTCTTTGAATTCCTGGTTCTGGACGCCTTTCAGGCCGGCCTCAGCTGGTCCTGCGTGTTGCACAAACGGGAGAATTTCCGCGCCGCTTTCGCTGGTTTCGAGCCCCGGCTGATAGCAGCCTTCGAGGAAGCGAAGATAAACTCCCTGCTCGCTGATCCCGGCATCATCCGCAACCGCCTCAAGGTTCTGGCCACCATTTCCAACGCCCGGGCCTTTCTGGCTGTTCAGGAGGAATTCGGCTCTTTCGACCCCTATATCTGGCAGTTCACGCAGGGCAAAACCCTGGCCAACGCTTGGACCGAAGAAAGCCGGATCCCGGTCCGCAGCGCGGAATCCGACGCCATGAGCAAGGATCTGAAAAGCCGCGGCTTCAAATTTGTGGGCAGCACCATCTGCTACGCCTTCATGCAGGCCGCGGGGATGGTGAACGACCATCTGGTCAGTTGTTACCGCCACCGGGAAGTCCAGCTGATCCACTAAAACAGGATCCAGGACGCGCCCCCGCCAGCCGCTTGTCCCCGCGTTTTCGGCAGTCCCCTTCACTTTCCTAACCCTCCCTGGTTCCAATCCCGCCAGCCTCCCGCCTGATGCCCGCACTCGAGGCGGGGATCTGGCGAGGGGCGCCTGCTCAGCAAGGCCCTCTGCCCTCAGGTAGTTTCACCAGAGCGGGGTGAACCTGATGCAGCGTCAGGCGATCATCTGCCATGAAAGGGATTCGGGGTACCGAAACAGGGTGAGCCTGGTTTACAGCCTCAATCCCGGATTGAACGACGTGGATATCGCCTGACCCAACCAGGGAGGCAGGGTGGCGAGATACTGCCTGCCTCTGTTTTAAGGCTCTCTTTCAAACCAAGGGGTGGAAGTGATCAACCTAAAAGCAACCCAGAGGGCGACAGAACCATAGCGAGGGCGCGTAAGCCCCTCGTTGCGCGACAGAACAATGATAAATGAAAATTGCCACCACCCCTCCCAGGAAACGCACCGCGTTTCGGGCGTGGGGTGCTGGCCTTGATGTTGAGGCATGATATACCCGATGTACGAGGGGTTCCGTCGCTATCATTCTGTCGCCCTCACGGGCTGTACCCACTTGATTTGAAAGAAAGCCTGTTTCAATGGTTCTAATTCTTCTAACATTTACCCAGTCTTCAACCCTCACGGAGCGTTTTAATCTATCTAATTTTTTAATAGTTCCCTGTCTCGGAGCCGGAGCAAGGAGGGCGAAGGCCATAAGTGACATCATAAAAGCATAACACTATATATATCATATATATACCTATATAAATACTAATACCTACTATATTAGTATATATAATATCTATATAGTATATATATCAGTATCTTACATGCCCCTCATCCTGGTCCTGGATGGAAATGAGATAAAGGTGGTGAGACAGGGAACTATTAAAAAATTAGAATAATCAAAAATGGTGGCCGCCGATTCGCGCTGCCGATTCCGGTATGGGGTTAACAAATCAGCCTCGCAGAGGCGAAATAACGATAGCGAGGGTGTGCAGTGAGCGCAGCGAACGGAACCCCTCGTAAGAAGCCCAATACAATATTTGAGCCCCTCGAGGGCGAAAACAACTTTATCTTGACATCCATCCCCCCCTCAACAATCATACGAAAAAACACATTCAGAGGAGAACTTATGCCCGCCTCATATGCCCATTTAACCGTCCATATCGTTTTCTCCACCCACAACCACAAAACCTGGCTGAAAACCTGAAATCCGCGACGCCATGCACTCCTACCTGGCCGCGATCATCAACCGAACAGGCGGCAAGGCGATCAAGGTGGGCGGAACCCAAGACCACATTCACATCCTCTGTTTATTGCCTAAAAATCTCTCACCCGGCGAATTCATGGCCAAGATCAAGGCGAATTCCAGCAAATGGATCCGCGAAAAACATTTTCCAGACTTCCATTGGCAGGATGGTTACGGGTTGTTTTCGGTGAGTAAATCCGACCTGAACAAGGTGAAGGATTACATCGAAAACCAATTGGAACACCATTACAACCTGAGCGCCTGGGAGGAATTTGACAGACTTCTGGCACGACACCAGGAGGAGTGAGCTTCTGAGCCCACAAGGGGCTCGGGGGTCGTCGTCGTTGCGTTTCGAGGGGCTTCGCTGCGCTCCGCGCCCTCGCTATCGTTCTGCCGCCTCTGCGAGGCTTTGCCTGGATGCCAGCCTGCGCTGGCATGACGTGGCGCTGGCGTAGAGTGAAGAAAGAGCATAGACGACAGCATATAAAACCCCCAATCATCTTCCACATCCCCTGGCGTCCATGCCCACTGCGTTCGCTGGACGCCAGGCTTCTGCGCTGGCTTGAAGTCACCATTTCCGTGGCTTGGCTTCAGCACACAAGGCCTGTTGACATAATTCAACAAAGCTATGGTTGGCTGAACCGCCTTTCAGCGGGCAAATCAAAATCGTTATCATCCCCCGAGAAGTTTATCCGCGGATGGAAAAAATAACGGAAACTCGGATTTTATGCTTGACAGGATAGACCCGAGCCTGTACCAATCCAAGAGTCCTTATTATATAACGGATAAGAACTTACATGGGAGGAAACATGAAATGGAGCATACTGGTCGCCGCGCTGCTGTTGATATTCGCAGCCGGTCCGGGGCTGAGCGCCAGCGGTAATGATCTACAGCTGGTCGAGGCCGTGGAGGATCTGAGCATTTCCACAAACGGAAGCGATGTGACCCTAAGCTGGAGCCCGGTTGCTGAGGCCACAGAATACAAGGTTTATTCGTCCGTCTCCGCGGAGGGGGAGTTTTCGGAAGACGCGAACGGGGTTTTCTCCGGCGCCAGCTGGACCGCTCTGGCATCTGGATCCCGCCGCTTTTATCAGGTGACGGCCCTGATTGATGTCGCACCAGAAGGATTCGCTTTTGTGGAAGGCGGCACCATCAATCCTCCTGATGGCCATTACACCGGCGGCTTGAGCGTGGGAAGTTTTCATATCGGCAAATATGAAGTCACCAACTTTGAATGGAACGCGGTGATGGGCTACGGTGAACCTGACACCTATCCCCATGGCGATACCTGGTGCTACATCATTGTATATTGCAACCAGAGAAGCATACAGGAGGGCCTGTCCCCATGTTATTCACACACCACCTATGGCACTGATCCCGATGACTGGCCTCCTTGGTTCTTGATCTATGGACAGGACCACAATATTAGCTGTGACTGGTCTGCCACAGGTTACAGGCTGCCCAGCGACGCGGAATGGGAATTCGCGGCCCGGGGCGGTTTGAACACCAATGGCTGCACGTACAGCGGCAGCAACGATCTGAACGAGGTAGGCTGGTATGTTGAAAACAGCGGATTTGCTGTTCATCAAGTGGGGCAGCTCGCGCCCAACGAACTGGGGGCCTTTGACATGAGCGGCAACTTTTGGGAATGGTGCTGGGATGAATTTGGAACCAATGCCCGCGTGATCCGCGGCGGTTATTTTGGCAACAGCCACACCTCCTGCGCCGTCTCGTTCCGCTCCGGCGCTGGTCCTGGAAAATACGGCAACATTGGCTTCCGCGTCTGCAGGACTTCCCCCTGATTTTTGCCTTTCACTAACTAAGAGGATGACACAAACCCGGGCCTCAGAATGGCTCAAGGGGAACCCCAGATGGCGCTGCCTTGCCGCCAGGGTGTGCCCTTGATCTCATGCTAGGTCCGGGTCCCGGCTTTGCCGGCGCAAGCCCTCACGGGCGGTTGAACCACTTGGTTCAGGGAGCAAAATCCAAGGGGCAGATTCTACAAATTCACAGATTCCCCGCTGGGCAGCTCCTGATATTTAACCGTATGAAACAAAGGCTCTCATTCAAACTGGGTGGGTTGGCCCTGAGGGCGACAGACTATAGCGAGGGTGCGAAGTGACCGGGGTCACTGCGGAGGGCGCAGCGATGCCGTGGGGTGGGAACGGAACCCCTCGTATGAGGAATAAACGAAGGATCGAACCCCTTGCGGGCGACAGAACCCCGGAGATCGATTTCTGTGGCCCACAAGGGCTCTCATTTTGTTGTTGCTCTTGTACGAGGGGCTTCGTTCCGCTGCTCACCATCGCTATGATCTGTCGCCCTCAGGGCTGGTCTGTCAAGCTACTCATCGATTTAGCCACTCGGTAAGGAAGTGATTTGAAATAGACAATGGCCAAGTCTGCGCAGCACTTTTCGCTTGACAGAAAAAGGGCCGTCAAAAAGTGTGCCTAAACTTGATAAGTGAATGAACAGCGCCGGGGGCGTAGTTCAGTTTGGTTAGAACGTCTGCCTGTCACGCAGAAGGCCGCGAGTTCGAGTCTCGTCGCTCCCGCCATAATACTCGGATGCCGGAAACGGCATCCTTTTTTTTTGAGGGGGAGCGGATCCCCCGAGGCCGGGAGACCTGAACGAATGAGAGAGACAAACGAACGCGAGTGCATGCATTACCAAACCCTGGAGGGTCAGGCGGTACGCTGTCTGCTTTGCCCGCACCACTGCCGTTTGGAGGCGGGGCAGAGGGGCCTCTGCCGGGGACGGGCCAACATCGACGGGAAGCTGATGGCGATAAACTACGCCCGCAGCATCGGGGTGGCGCTGGATCCCATCGAGAAAAAGCCTCTTTACCATTTCCGGCCAGGATCACGCGTCATCTCTTTGGGCCCCAATTCCTGCAACTTGAGCTGTTTTTTCTGCCAGAACTCCAACAGCAGCCAGGAAGAATGCCTCACCCGCCGGATGAGCCCGGAGGAGTTGCGCGACTTGGTACAGAGGGAGAGTGGGGAAGAGGCGCGGCAAGTGGCTTTCACCTACACCGAACCGCTCACCTGGTACGAATACATTTACGACTTCGCCCAGCTGGCCCGTGAGGTGGACATCGTGCTGGTGACCAACGCTTTCATCGATCCGGAACCCCTGGATGAGCTTTTACCATACGTCAAGGCGATGAACATAGACCTTAAATCGATGCGAACGGAGTTTTACCAAAAGCATTGCGGCGCCACGCTGGAACCCGTTCTGAGAAACATCAGGAGCGTGTTTGAAGCGGGCGTGCATCTGGAGCTGACCAATCTGCTAATCCCCGGGCTTAACGATTCCGAAGCGGAGATCAAGGAACTGGTGGAGTTCGTGTCCGGGCTTGGCAAAGAGATCCCGCTGCACTTTTCAGCCTATCACCCTGCTTTCCGAGCAATTATCCCGGCCACCCCGGAAAACACGGTCCTGCAGGCTTGCCGGATCGCCTCACGCAAGCTGGACCACGTTTACGCCGGCAACATCCGTTCCGCGGAATTCCAGGCCACCCTCTGTCCAAACTGCTCATCGGAAGTGATCTCCGCGCGCAGGCAGCCGCTGGCCTTGACGGCTGAAGGCTGCTGTTCCCACTGTTCCCAGCCTATCCACGGGGTGTTTTGATGTTCCGCCGGCTGCGCGAGCACATGAGCCTCGCGGATTTTTTACTGATCCTGGCTGTGGTCGCGGCCATCATCGCCAGCGGCTTCATGTTCCTCAGAAAAGACGAACAGCGCTATGTGCATATCTACAAGGACAACCTGGCCGTGGGCGTCTATCCTCTGGACAAAGACCGGGTGATCCGTATCGACACGCACAACACGGTGGAGATCAGAAACGGCAAAGTGCGAATGCTGGCTGCCGACTGTCCGGACAAGCGTTGCGTGAAACAGGGCGCCGGCGACGTGCTGCCGATAGTGTGCCTGCCCAACCGGGTGGTGGTGGAGATCCGTTCCAGCAACGCCGAGCGGGGACTGATAGTCCAGTGAGGTCATCATGTTGAATTTTGTAATCTACGTTTCCGACCACGGCTTTGGGCATGCCACCCGCATGGCCGCCCTGGCGGAGGAATTCATCCGCTTCGGCATCTTCGTGCACATCCGCAGCGCGCGACCGGAGTTCCTCTGGCAAGGACTGGACCCCAACTACAGCGAGATCCACGCCCAGGCCACTGATGTGGGAGTGAAGCACGGCACCAACCTTACCGCCGACCTGGAGGCCACCCGGGCAGCCTTGTTGGACCTGATGGGGCAGAGGCTGCAGATCGTGGAGCGGGAGGTGGAGTTCCTGCGGAGTGAAAAGATCGACCTCATCATCGCCGACGTCCCCTGGCTGGCTGTGGAAGCTGGAACCTACGCGGGCGTGCCGGTTTTTGCCGTCTCCAATTTCGACTGGGTGTTCATATATGAAAGGCTGTTCCGCCCCAGCGCGGAACTGAGGCCGGTGTTGAATACCATCTTTGGCCTCTATCAGCGGGTGGACCGCGCTTTCAGGCTGCCAATGAGTTCTCCAGCGAGCATGGGCAGCTTTCGCAAACTGGAAAAAACCGGGCTGGTGGCGGCCAGAAGGATGTCAAATCCTGATCTGATCAGGGATATGGGCATCGATCCCGGCCAGCCGCTGCTGGTTTGTTCCTTTGGCGGGGCAGGAGAGATGGAACTGGACCTGAAGAAGCTTTGCGCCGCTTTCGCGGGAACGGTGGCAACTTCCGGAAACCTCAAGAGCGCTGGCAATCACATCTGCGTGCCCCGGGAAACAGATTTCTCCTCATTGATCGGAGCGGCGGACATTTTACTCACCAAACCCGGCTACGGCAGTTTCGCGGAGTCCATCCAGAGCGGAAAGCACCTCATCTTCAGCCCCCGCGCCAACTATCCCGAGGAAGATGTCCTGATCCGCGGCATCGCCGGCTATCCCGCCAAAACGGAACTGCCCTCCCTGCTGCTTTCGCAGGCAGAGTGGAAACGTGTCTTCAAATCCATCCAAGACGGTCAAAAGCCGGTGAAAAAGGTGCCGAACGCCAACGCCGCCGTGGCCGCGCTGATCATCCGCAGGTACATGGAACTGCGTTATGGCGGCAGGAAATTGCTCTCGGTCTTTGATGCGGGATCCAACAACCTGAATTACTCGCTCTGCGAAGCCGGAAAGCCCCGACCCATCCACACCGCGCAGATCAGGACCGGCCTGGGCCACGAATACCATGAGCTGGAAGACGGACGGGTGAGCGTGCCAGCCAGGCAACTGGCAGGGTTCAAACGCGCCGTGGCAGGATTCATGCGCTACGACCGGGGCATAGTTTCCCACAAACAGGTGCTGGCCACCGGCATCCATCGCCGCGGCGATTTCAGCGCGGACCTCGCCAACTGGTTCCAAACGCGGTGGAACGCGCCCTATAAAGTTTTGAGCGGCAGGGATGAAGCCGAACTGGCGGCCCTGGCGGCCAAAGACCTTGTTCCGGAAGGCAGGCAGGCGGTGATCGTGGATATCGGCGGTTTTTCCACGGAGATCGTTTCGGCCGGAGCACCTTCCAAACCATCTCCAACCAGCCTGCCGTTGGGTTTGCTGACCCTGAACCAGGCCAGTCTGGACGGCCGTGAAGCCGAACCGCTGATCCTCGAGCAATTGGAAAAACTTGCTGCCCTTGCGGCTGAGACGGTGATCTGCGTGGGACTATCCGCTGTTTTACTGGCCAAGATCATCAGGCAGATCCCCAAGTACCAGCCGGCGCGAATCCACGGCCTCAGGATCAGCCGGCAGGAATTGCTGCGGTTTCAACAACAAGCCGCGGAGGGCGACCCAAACTGTCTGATGCGCTGGTCTGTGGAGCGTCAGTCGTTGCCCTTCCTGAGCCTCAGCGCCCGCTTTTACACGCTTCTGCTGGACAAATTCGGCGCCTCGGAATTTATTGTCTGTCATTATGGAATATCAAGCGGATACAATCTTTGGAAGAAACGCAAGCGCTGAAAAGATGAAGTTTTACATCGAAACCTACGGCTGCCAGATGAACGTCTCGGACAGCGAACTGGTTGGCTCCATCCTCCTCGGCGCCGGCTGGGAACCCGCGCCCTCAATCGACGCGGCCGACCTCATCCTCTTCAACACCTGCTCCGTGCGCAAACACGCTGAGGATCGGGTGTTGGGGCGCATTTCCAACGAACGTCACCGCAAACAGCTGAAACCCGCGCTAAAGATCGCCGTGATCGGCTGCATGGCCCAAAGAATGGGGAAGAGGCTGCTGGACAGCGACATCGGCGTGGACTACGTGGTGGGGGTGGACCGGTATCTGGAACTCCCAGCCCTGCTTGATCAGCCAGGCGGCCAGGATACGGATTTCGACTTTCAACAGTTCTATCCAGGCTTGCGGCCCCTGCATGGCAACAAAACCTGCGCCTTCGTGACCATCATGCGCGGCTGTGACAATTTCTGTTCCTACTGCATCGTGCCCCACGTGCGGGGACGGGAGCGCAGCGTGGATTTCCGCCAGATCCTCTCCGAGGTGCGCGCCTGTGGCGACAACGGATTGAAAGATGTCACTTTACTGGGGCAAAATGTCAATTCATACCGCTGGGGCGGCTACGATTTTCCCCGCCTGCTGCGGGAACTGAACCAGGTGGATTCCATTCAACGGCTGCGTTTCGTAACTTCCCATCCCAAAGACCTTTCGGACGGACTGATCGAAGCGATGGCCGCCGGCGGCAAGATCTGCGAACATCTCCATCTGCCTTTGCAGAGCGGCAACAACGGGGTTCTGAAGGCCATGAACCGCAAATACACGATCGAAGTTTACCTGCGCCTGGTGCAAAAGCTAAGGGCGGCCATGCCGGAAATATCCCTGACCACCGATCTCATAGCCGGTTTCCCCGGTGAAAGCGAGGCGGATTTCTCGGATACCCTGCAGGTGATGCGCGAGGTCCGCTACGACCACGCTTTTTGCTTTAAATACAGCGAACGCGAGGGCACATCGGCCTGCGGCCTGCCGCACCAAGTGCCGGAAGCGGAACGCCTGCGCCGTTTGCAGGAGATGATCGAACTCCAGCGCGGGATCACCTTGGCAAAGTTCTCCGCCCAGACCGGCAAGGATGTTGAGGTCTATGTGGAAAGCCTGAGCAGAAAATCCCAGCAAATGGTTTCCGGGAAGACCCGTGATTACAAGATCGCCGTGTTGAGCGGCGACGCCACCGACATCGGCAAACTTAAGACCGCCCGGGTGATGAAAGCGACGGCCGGGACCCTGATCTGCGCATGAGCAGCCTGGCAGCCAAGCTTGCTGATAAGACATGTTATGTAAACTTGCATACGGGAGAGTTAAGTTCTTGAGGCTCAGCCTGCTCTCCCCCACGACAATGATAAGGACAGCACCATGAAAAGCATGACCGGCTACGGAGTGGCCAAAGCTCACGCCAACGACATCGACCTGGAATTTGAACTGAAATCGATCAACGGCAGATATCTGGACCTGCGACTCTATCTGCCGCGGGAGATCAGTTTTTTTGAATACGCCCTCCGTCAGCGCATCTCCGCCTCCCTCAGCCGGGGCACGGTGGAAGTGCGGGCCAGCTTCACCGATCACCGAGAACCTCGGATCAAGCTGAACAAGACCAAGCTGGAGAAGTATCACGCGATCGTGACCGAAGCGGCCTCGGCCTTGGGCCTGGCCGGCAACGTCTCCTTGGAGTTTCTGCTCAACGAGCCCGGGATCATCGAAAACGCCAACAACTTGGATGAGGACGCCATCCTTAACGATATGCTGCACAAGACCTTGAACGAAGCTCTGGTTAACTTGGTGAGTTCGCTTTCCGCCGAAGCCGGCAACATCCGCCAGGTGCTGAGCACTTCCTGCGCGCGCATGCTGGGAGTTCTGGCCGAGATCGAAGTGGAGATCCAACCATACAAGAAAGAGCTGTTCGAGGGCATGAAGACCCGCACGGCAGAACTGCTGAACTCCTTTGGCAAAGACAATCTGGAGCAGCGCCTGTTCCAGGAACTGGCCATCTACATCGATAAATACGACATCCACGAGGAATTGTCCCGATTGCGCAGCCATATCTCCACCCTGCTGAGCAACTTGGAAAAAAGCGAAGACAACGGCAAGACCCTCAATTTCATCCTGCAGGAGATGCAGCGCGAGGCCAACACCCTGGGCTCAAAGTTTTCCACAGCCAAAACTTACCCCCACATCCTCATCCTGAAGGAAGAGGTGGAAAAATGCCGGGAGATAGTGCAGAATGTCGCCTGAACCCCTGCTGAGCTGGCGTTCCTGGCCCTTTGTGGAAAGGCCGAGGAGTTCAGCGCTGTTGCTGGCTTTTCTGGCTTTTCTGGCCTGGTTTCTCTGGAATCTGGCCGTGAAGCAATGGCAGCAACCCTGGTTCTACTTTCTGGGAATGCTGCTGGTTTTGGGCAACCTTCTCCCCTACTTCATCCCCACCACCTACCAGCTTTATGAATATGAGATAGTGATCCACTATCTGTTTTTGAAGATCACCCGCCGCTACGCGGATTTCGGCTGTTTTTACAGCGACAAGCGGGGCATCATGCTCAGCACTTTCAAGCTACCCCGGCGCCTGGACGCCTTCAGGGGGCAGTCTTTACGCTTTTCCAAGGCTCAGGCCGAGAAGGAACAACTCATCGAGATCCTCACCCGCAAGATCGGCAAACAGTATTAGAGGTACAAATTGAAAAACATGAATATCAGTGACCGGGTCGTTGGCCTGTTTACCCGCAGCAACAATAAACCATTGTCCTACAACGAACTGGTGGGGGAACTCCAGCTCAGCAAGAAAGAGAAAGCCCTGCTATCGGAGACCCTGCAGGCCATGATGGCCGAGGGCACTGTGGCCAAGAAAAGCCGCAAGTTTTCCCTCATCATCACCAAACCCGTGCCCACCGCGCCCGCTCCCGAACCCCTGAATCCCAAACTACTGGAGGGAGTTTTCGACGCCACCCCGCTGGCCAAAAACCTCTCCTTCGCCTTCGTGCGCACGGAAAAGGGGGATTTTTTCATCAGTGCCGAAGATACGCTCAACGCTTATCACGGCGACGTTGTGAAC
This is a stretch of genomic DNA from Candidatus Cloacimonadota bacterium. It encodes these proteins:
- a CDS encoding transposase, which produces MHSYLAAIINRTGGKAIKVGGTQDHIHILCLLPKNLSPGEFMAKIKANSSKWIREKHFPDFHWQDGYGLFSVSKSDLNKVKDYIENQLEHHYNLSAWEEFDRLLARHQEE
- a CDS encoding DNA-3-methyladenine glycosylase I — translated: MTAKQRCPWPGADARMLRYHDEEWGVPLHDDRKLFEFLVLDAFQAGLSWSCVLHKRENFRAAFAGFEPRLIAAFEEAKINSLLADPGIIRNRLKVLATISNARAFLAVQEEFGSFDPYIWQFTQGKTLANAWTEESRIPVRSAESDAMSKDLKSRGFKFVGSTICYAFMQAAGMVNDHLVSCYRHREVQLIH
- the amrS gene encoding AmmeMemoRadiSam system radical SAM enzyme — protein: MRETNERECMHYQTLEGQAVRCLLCPHHCRLEAGQRGLCRGRANIDGKLMAINYARSIGVALDPIEKKPLYHFRPGSRVISLGPNSCNLSCFFCQNSNSSQEECLTRRMSPEELRDLVQRESGEEARQVAFTYTEPLTWYEYIYDFAQLAREVDIVLVTNAFIDPEPLDELLPYVKAMNIDLKSMRTEFYQKHCGATLEPVLRNIRSVFEAGVHLELTNLLIPGLNDSEAEIKELVEFVSGLGKEIPLHFSAYHPAFRAIIPATPENTVLQACRIASRKLDHVYAGNIRSAEFQATLCPNCSSEVISARRQPLALTAEGCCSHCSQPIHGVF
- a CDS encoding divergent polysaccharide deacetylase family protein, which gives rise to MRTLILLLSLLALSLVFSCDREEGSDPEQSIVLKRGTPRDRQEEEIEIGDLSSEDSLKTAKKTEEKEEKPAKKDGISSPLAKFEYNWSDASGIPDIVIVVDDFGNSAALLEDYAQLPSEVVFAVLPDLSATQRSGQVASQNGHEVIIHVPMQAEGGGNPGKRYIKTTSTSEEIAELITAFKSQLPMAIGANNHMGSAVTANRDVLETVLRELHSHKLFFLDSYTSGSSKGPSLARTLGYPALKRDMFLDVPDSSDATLAAKINSLSKFKGRREPIVIITHCHNREKLAALQKFITQIKGMGLKLTTLSRARNIAA
- a CDS encoding formylglycine-generating enzyme family protein, with translation MKWSILVAALLLIFAAGPGLSASGNDLQLVEAVEDLSISTNGSDVTLSWSPVAEATEYKVYSSVSAEGEFSEDANGVFSGASWTALASGSRRFYQVTALIDVAPEGFAFVEGGTINPPDGHYTGGLSVGSFHIGKYEVTNFEWNAVMGYGEPDTYPHGDTWCYIIVYCNQRSIQEGLSPCYSHTTYGTDPDDWPPWFLIYGQDHNISCDWSATGYRLPSDAEWEFAARGGLNTNGCTYSGSNDLNEVGWYVENSGFAVHQVGQLAPNELGAFDMSGNFWEWCWDEFGTNARVIRGGYFGNSHTSCAVSFRSGAGPGKYGNIGFRVCRTSP
- a CDS encoding NusG domain II-containing protein, producing MFRRLREHMSLADFLLILAVVAAIIASGFMFLRKDEQRYVHIYKDNLAVGVYPLDKDRVIRIDTHNTVEIRNGKVRMLAADCPDKRCVKQGAGDVLPIVCLPNRVVVEIRSSNAERGLIVQ
- a CDS encoding TfoX/Sxy family protein — encoded protein: MGSKQEIADYIVGQISSAGEVFARKMFGEYGLYCDAKMIALIADDQLFIKPTDAGRAFIGDVEEAAPYPGAKLWLLIPEERWEDASWLTELAKLTGAALPPPKPKPAKKPKP
- a CDS encoding DUF192 domain-containing protein, which encodes MKLRKLSLLALSALLSLALGACKPKSEEPMPASMPGTEFRRDATLTVTAPDGSLKATFEVEIAATQQAIIQGLMYREEMAPNRGMLFDPDRLSDTYFWMKNTYIPLDIIFIDADQHVLNIARDTVPFSTEQIPPDGVYRYVLEINAGLAQQHHIAIGDKIEWTTE